Part of the Methanofastidiosum sp. genome is shown below.
CTGAATCTTCCCTCGAAAGCATTTTTGTTGAGGTTGTGACAAATGGCATCTAAGACAAAAATAGTTGCAATTTCAGAGTTTATGACAAATGTGAAAAGAAAAGAGTTTATTATACTTACTTTTTTACTTCCTTTAATACTTGTAATGTCAATGGTCATCCCTCTATTCTTCATGCAAACTGTATCTTATGAAAAGGAAGCACTTGGTGTTGTAGACGAATCAGGTATTGTTTTTCCAATTCTAAAAGAAAGGTACAACGATTATATAATAAAAGAAATATCCAACAGTAATGAAGCAAGACAACTTCTTGAAAATAATGATATATCTAGTTATATTGTAATTCCAAATGATTTTTTGAAGATTGGAAAAGCTTCTTATTATTCAAAAGTTCAATTATCTTCATTCTCCTCGGCAAATATAAATCTTGAGAGAATTCTTTCAGAAATTGTTATTGAAAGTCTCCTTGAAGATAAAGGAATATCAAATGAAATAATAAACAAAGTGAAGAATCCAATTGAAATGGAGAGAATAACAGTGACTAAAAAGGGTGATGAAGTCGAAACTCCTTTCTCTTTTGTTGGAAACTATCTTCTCCCGTTGTTTCTTTTTATGTCAATAATGAATGCAGGTGGATATCTCCTAAATGGCATAATTGAAGAAAAGGAGAACAAAGTAGTTGAGGTGCTACTCTCAACAATATCCCCTAACGAACTACTTTCAGGAAAGATTCTAGGTTTAGGTGGTCTGGGCATATTACAGGTTGGTATTTGGATAAGTGGCGTAGTAATAATTACTTCATTCTTGAAAATCCCCTTAGTTTCTCTAGAAAAAGGTATTCTAATCCTGATATTTTTTGTTTTAGGTTATCTGTTCTACTCATCAGTATTTGCAATGATTGGGTCTATTTCAACAAGTACAAGAGACTCCCAGCAGATATCTGCAGTAGTATCTTTTTTAGTTTTTATACCTCTTCTCTTATTTTTTGGAATAGTTCAAAATCCAAATATGGTATTTATAAGAATATTTGGTATGATACCTCCATTCATCCCAACTATAATGATGATGAGGATTTTACTTTCAGAAGTTCCTGTGATTGACATAATAGTTTCTATAATAATACTGTCAGTTTCTCTAATTTTTTCAGCACGAATAGCGTCTAAAATCTTTAAGATAGGGATATTAATGTATGGGAAAAAGCCAAGTGTTAATGAATTAATAAGGTGGATAAGGGGATAATGTCTTGAAAAGGGTAGGAATAGTAGTTTGTCAGATTTTTGAAGATGAGTTATTACAAATTCTTGAAAGCTTTCCAGAAATTGATAAAATACTTATCTACGACAATGATGCTTCTAAAGAATTTCAGAATATAGTCTCAAAAAGATTATCCCCAGATAAATTCAAAATAGTTAGAGAACTATGCTCGGCGAAATTTGTTAAAAGAG
Proteins encoded:
- a CDS encoding ABC transporter permease; protein product: MASKTKIVAISEFMTNVKRKEFIILTFLLPLILVMSMVIPLFFMQTVSYEKEALGVVDESGIVFPILKERYNDYIIKEISNSNEARQLLENNDISSYIVIPNDFLKIGKASYYSKVQLSSFSSANINLERILSEIVIESLLEDKGISNEIINKVKNPIEMERITVTKKGDEVETPFSFVGNYLLPLFLFMSIMNAGGYLLNGIIEEKENKVVEVLLSTISPNELLSGKILGLGGLGILQVGIWISGVVIITSFLKIPLVSLEKGILILIFFVLGYLFYSSVFAMIGSISTSTRDSQQISAVVSFLVFIPLLLFFGIVQNPNMVFIRIFGMIPPFIPTIMMMRILLSEVPVIDIIVSIIILSVSLIFSARIASKIFKIGILMYGKKPSVNELIRWIRG